One genomic window of Ilyobacter polytropus DSM 2926 includes the following:
- a CDS encoding 3-isopropylmalate dehydratase large subunit — translation MTIVEKILAKKSNKERVVPGENIWVDVDNLLTHDVCGPGAASIFKREFGENAKVWDKEKVILIPDHYIFTKDKYAMRNLEIVKEFAKEQDLKYYYEPFTSDYKGVCHIAFAEEGHAMPGKVMFGTDSHTCTAGAFGQFATGIGNTDAGFILGTGRLWVKVPETIRFTFNGKFPKYVMGKDIVLQTIGDIGFDGATYCCMQYDGEAIGDLNMDERMTICNMAIEAGGKCGIIEPDQTTIDYVKARTDAPFDVYHSDADATYKSEHIYEAAEMEPVVAQPYSPANVEKAKNLEDVKITRSYIGSCTGGKTTDFYAAAEILKGRKTVVDTFIVPATTKVEKDLNEIKIGDETLMEILEKAGCLIGPPSCGACLGGPEDTFGRTHANEVVISTTNRNFHGRMGSMESKVYLASPYTAAASAVTGYITDPRKFMEGE, via the coding sequence ATGACAATTGTTGAAAAAATTCTTGCTAAAAAATCAAATAAAGAAAGAGTGGTTCCAGGTGAGAACATTTGGGTAGATGTTGATAACCTGCTTACCCATGACGTTTGCGGTCCTGGGGCAGCTTCCATATTCAAACGTGAATTTGGTGAAAATGCAAAAGTGTGGGATAAGGAAAAAGTTATACTTATTCCAGACCACTATATTTTTACAAAAGATAAATATGCAATGAGAAATCTTGAAATAGTAAAAGAGTTTGCGAAAGAACAAGATCTAAAATACTACTATGAGCCTTTTACATCAGATTATAAAGGTGTGTGCCATATAGCTTTTGCTGAAGAGGGACATGCAATGCCAGGAAAAGTTATGTTTGGGACAGATTCTCATACATGTACTGCAGGAGCTTTCGGACAGTTTGCCACAGGGATAGGAAATACAGATGCTGGATTTATATTGGGAACAGGAAGACTTTGGGTAAAGGTTCCTGAAACAATAAGATTTACTTTTAACGGTAAATTCCCTAAATATGTAATGGGAAAGGACATTGTTCTTCAGACTATAGGGGACATCGGATTTGACGGTGCGACTTACTGCTGTATGCAATATGACGGAGAAGCTATAGGTGATTTGAATATGGATGAAAGGATGACTATCTGCAATATGGCTATAGAGGCCGGTGGTAAATGCGGGATAATCGAACCAGATCAGACAACTATAGATTATGTAAAAGCCAGAACAGATGCACCTTTTGATGTATATCACTCAGATGCAGACGCGACATACAAGAGTGAGCATATCTATGAGGCAGCAGAGATGGAACCTGTGGTAGCTCAGCCTTATTCACCTGCAAATGTAGAAAAAGCTAAAAATTTGGAAGATGTAAAAATAACAAGATCTTATATAGGGTCTTGCACAGGAGGAAAGACTACAGACTTCTATGCTGCTGCGGAAATATTAAAGGGAAGAAAAACAGTTGTTGATACCTTTATAGTACCTGCAACTACCAAGGTAGAAAAAGATCTTAATGAGATAAAAATCGGTGACGAAACACTTATGGAAATACTAGAAAAAGCAGGATGCTTAATAGGGCCACCGTCATGTGGGGCATGTCTTGGAGGGCCTGAAGATACCTTTGGAAGAACTCATGCAAACGAGGTAGTAATCTCTACTACAAACAGAAACTTCCATGGAAGAATGGGATCGATGGAATCAAAAGTATATCTTGCATCACCATATACAGCAGCGGCGTCTGCTGTCACAGGTTATATTACAGATCCGAGAAAGTTCATGGAGGGGGAGTAA
- the ilvC gene encoding ketol-acid reductoisomerase encodes MAVTVYTEKDCNIDILKGKKVVVVGFGSQGHAHALNLFDSGVDVTVGLREGSKTMEKVRAAGLKADTIANAVKDADVVMILIPDESQGKIYAEQIEPNLKEGAYLGFGHGFNVLYNIVNLRPDLNVFLAAPKGPGHMVRRTFVQGTGTPGLIAIEQDPSGNTKEIALAWAQGFGGARAGVIETTFKEETETDLFGEQAVLCGGVTELMKAGFETLVEAGYEPEMAYFECVHEMKLIVDMIIDGGFTSMRDSISNTAEYGDYITGTKVITKESREGMKEVLKDIQDGTFARNFIKECETMEFMNEKRKTEQEHQVEKVGNELRGMMSWLKK; translated from the coding sequence ATGGCAGTAACTGTGTACACAGAAAAGGATTGTAACATCGATATCTTAAAGGGGAAAAAGGTAGTAGTAGTTGGGTTTGGAAGCCAAGGACATGCACATGCTTTAAACCTTTTTGATTCAGGGGTAGATGTTACAGTAGGATTAAGAGAAGGTTCAAAGACAATGGAAAAAGTAAGAGCTGCAGGTCTTAAAGCAGATACTATAGCAAATGCAGTAAAAGATGCAGACGTTGTAATGATACTTATCCCAGATGAGTCTCAAGGTAAAATCTACGCTGAGCAGATTGAACCAAATCTTAAAGAGGGAGCTTACCTAGGATTTGGACACGGATTCAACGTTCTTTACAATATCGTAAACTTAAGACCAGATCTAAACGTATTCTTAGCAGCACCTAAAGGACCAGGACACATGGTTAGAAGAACTTTTGTTCAAGGTACAGGGACGCCAGGACTTATTGCAATAGAGCAAGACCCTTCAGGAAACACAAAAGAAATCGCACTTGCTTGGGCACAAGGATTTGGAGGAGCAAGAGCAGGAGTTATCGAAACTACATTTAAAGAAGAAACTGAAACTGACCTTTTTGGAGAGCAGGCAGTTCTTTGCGGTGGAGTTACTGAGCTAATGAAAGCTGGTTTTGAAACTCTTGTAGAGGCTGGATACGAGCCTGAAATGGCATACTTTGAGTGTGTGCATGAGATGAAGCTTATTGTTGATATGATCATAGACGGTGGATTCACATCTATGAGAGACTCTATCTCAAATACAGCTGAATACGGAGACTACATCACTGGAACTAAAGTTATAACTAAAGAATCTAGAGAAGGAATGAAGGAAGTATTAAAAGATATCCAAGACGGTACTTTTGCTAGAAACTTTATAAAAGAATGTGAAACAATGGAATTCATGAACGAAAAGAGAAAAACTGAGCAAGAACACCAGGTAGAAAAAGTAGGAAATGAGTTAAGAGGAATGATGTCTTGGCTTAAAAAATAA
- a CDS encoding carbon starvation CstA family protein codes for MYSYFISVAMLISAYFIYGKYLEKNFGVDSRDTPVTTMNDGVDYVEINWKKALLIQFLNIAGLGPVTGAIAGAMWGPAAFLWIVFGCIFAGSVHDYYAGLISMRHSGKNIPELIGKYLGKGAERFIKIVTVILLIIVGIAFITGPAEIMKSYTGISKEIWLFLIAIYYIIATMLPIDKIIGKIYPIFGASLIIMVVALMASLLIKGYSIPEVSFQNLHPAGKPIFPFMFVVISCGAISGFHSTQSVLMGRCLKSEFSGRKAFYGAMIIEGIVALTWAAIAIAFFGGTEGLAQSGGGMVAISEISKSLLGKAGIILVGFGVIALPISTGDTAFRSARLTIADAVGIEQKSFKNRILVSAPLFLVAGFMSQLGFTTLWRYVAFTNQILATFTLWMCTYFLIKNNKNMFVTGVPASFMTGVMTCYILMAPEGLRMTGSVPYFGGVIVGIVSLVLVINKNKVSKNTGYLKEA; via the coding sequence ATGTATAGTTATTTTATAAGTGTTGCGATGCTGATTTCAGCTTATTTTATTTATGGAAAATATCTTGAGAAAAACTTTGGGGTGGATTCTAGAGATACTCCGGTAACGACAATGAATGATGGAGTGGATTATGTTGAGATAAATTGGAAAAAAGCTCTTTTGATTCAATTTTTAAATATAGCAGGTTTAGGTCCTGTAACTGGTGCTATAGCAGGAGCTATGTGGGGACCTGCTGCCTTTCTTTGGATAGTATTCGGGTGTATTTTTGCCGGGTCTGTACATGACTATTATGCAGGACTTATATCGATGAGACATTCTGGAAAAAATATTCCTGAACTTATAGGAAAGTATCTTGGAAAAGGTGCAGAGAGATTTATAAAAATTGTCACTGTAATCTTATTGATAATAGTTGGGATAGCATTTATAACAGGTCCTGCAGAAATAATGAAAAGCTATACAGGAATATCAAAGGAAATCTGGCTTTTTTTGATAGCAATATATTATATCATTGCTACTATGCTTCCAATTGACAAAATAATCGGTAAAATATACCCAATTTTCGGAGCTTCTTTGATAATAATGGTTGTGGCTCTTATGGCTTCACTTTTAATAAAAGGGTACAGCATTCCTGAGGTGTCATTTCAGAATCTTCATCCTGCAGGAAAGCCTATCTTCCCATTTATGTTTGTGGTAATATCATGTGGAGCTATCTCAGGTTTTCACTCTACCCAGAGTGTACTCATGGGGAGATGCCTTAAAAGTGAATTTTCCGGAAGGAAGGCCTTTTATGGTGCGATGATTATAGAGGGGATAGTGGCTCTTACATGGGCTGCAATAGCAATAGCATTTTTCGGAGGTACAGAGGGACTGGCACAAAGTGGCGGAGGAATGGTAGCTATAAGTGAGATATCCAAGTCACTTCTCGGAAAAGCCGGTATTATTTTAGTAGGATTTGGAGTAATTGCACTGCCTATCTCCACAGGAGATACTGCTTTTAGAAGTGCAAGATTAACTATAGCAGATGCAGTTGGGATTGAGCAAAAATCCTTTAAAAACCGTATTTTGGTTTCTGCTCCGCTCTTTTTAGTAGCTGGTTTTATGTCTCAGCTTGGATTTACAACTCTTTGGAGATATGTGGCGTTTACAAATCAAATACTAGCAACATTCACCCTCTGGATGTGTACATACTTTTTGATTAAGAATAATAAAAACATGTTTGTCACTGGAGTGCCTGCTTCTTTTATGACAGGGGTAATGACTTGTTATATTCTTATGGCTCCTGAAGGTCTAAGAATGACAGGATCCGTTCCTTATTTTGGTGGAGTGATTGTGGGGATAGTTTCCCTTGTTCTAGTTATCAATAAAAATAAAGTTTCTAAAAATACGGGGTATTTAAAGGAAGCCTAA
- the ilvB gene encoding biosynthetic-type acetolactate synthase large subunit, with the protein MKGAQILLETLKHLGIKEIFGYPGGAVLSIFEALREDNDIKFILPRHEQGASHAADASGRLTGIPGVCLATSGPGATNLVTGIMTAYMDSSPMIAITGQVSRSNKGKDVFQEVDIVGVTLPITKHNYSVESIEELPVILKEAFHIATTGRPGPVLIDLPADIQNEEMSEERFRILLNQKLNLFPSLHIPKLDMTKVEEAVGLLKLAKRPLIISGAGVIRSGAADELYEFAIKNNIPVTSSLLGLGGFPGDNNLFLGMGGVHGSIATNIIIQEADFVLAVGTRLDNRLTCDTEGFLDQAKVVHIDIDPAENKKIIVADIFIQGDAKEVLSKMSEMSSEKKEQRWLDRVDELRGKYSPTKFSEKYSLEPRRIFEILSQKTDENAIITTDVGQHQMWVAQYYKFRKPKTFITSGGAGAMGFGIPAAIAAKIKKPDTTVISVVGDGGFQMCVGEIIMLKQYKLPIKILIINNSTLGMVKQLQDTFKGGKHFGVYLDVNPDFIQIAKAYGLKGIKVTNEEELVKACDENIDTDEPVIIECVLDRKKNVYQTLVHPNI; encoded by the coding sequence GTGAAAGGGGCACAAATTCTGTTAGAGACTCTGAAACATCTGGGAATAAAAGAAATTTTCGGATATCCTGGAGGAGCAGTACTTTCCATTTTTGAAGCTCTTCGAGAGGATAATGATATAAAATTTATTCTCCCAAGACATGAGCAGGGAGCATCTCATGCGGCCGATGCATCAGGAAGGCTTACGGGCATCCCTGGGGTATGCTTGGCCACTTCAGGTCCAGGAGCTACCAATTTGGTTACGGGGATAATGACTGCCTATATGGATTCTTCTCCAATGATAGCCATAACAGGTCAGGTATCTAGGTCTAATAAGGGTAAAGATGTATTTCAGGAAGTGGATATTGTAGGAGTCACTCTTCCTATAACAAAACACAATTATAGTGTAGAATCTATTGAAGAACTTCCGGTAATATTAAAAGAGGCTTTTCATATTGCCACAACTGGTAGACCAGGTCCGGTTCTTATAGACCTTCCAGCTGATATTCAAAACGAAGAGATGAGTGAAGAGAGGTTCAGAATACTTTTGAACCAGAAGCTAAATCTTTTTCCATCTCTTCATATTCCAAAGCTGGACATGACTAAAGTTGAAGAGGCTGTAGGACTCCTTAAACTTGCTAAAAGGCCTTTAATTATTTCAGGAGCCGGAGTAATACGAAGTGGAGCAGCAGATGAACTTTATGAATTTGCTATTAAAAATAATATACCAGTGACTTCTTCATTATTAGGATTGGGAGGCTTTCCAGGAGACAACAATCTTTTTCTAGGAATGGGAGGAGTACATGGAAGTATAGCCACGAATATAATAATTCAGGAAGCTGATTTCGTCTTGGCAGTGGGAACCAGATTAGATAACAGACTTACATGTGATACAGAAGGATTTTTAGATCAAGCCAAAGTGGTTCATATAGATATAGACCCTGCTGAAAATAAAAAAATAATTGTAGCGGATATATTTATACAAGGTGATGCAAAAGAGGTTTTAAGTAAAATGTCGGAAATGAGTTCCGAGAAAAAAGAACAGCGTTGGTTAGACAGGGTAGACGAATTGAGAGGTAAATACTCACCTACAAAGTTTAGTGAGAAGTATTCTCTAGAGCCGAGAAGAATTTTTGAAATTCTGAGCCAAAAGACTGATGAAAATGCTATAATAACTACAGATGTGGGGCAACATCAGATGTGGGTAGCTCAGTATTACAAGTTTAGAAAACCGAAAACCTTTATAACTTCAGGTGGAGCAGGAGCTATGGGATTTGGTATACCTGCAGCAATAGCCGCCAAGATAAAAAAACCTGATACGACAGTTATATCTGTTGTGGGAGACGGTGGATTCCAGATGTGTGTAGGGGAAATAATTATGCTAAAACAGTATAAACTTCCCATTAAAATATTAATTATAAACAACAGCACCTTAGGAATGGTAAAACAACTTCAGGATACATTCAAAGGTGGAAAACATTTTGGAGTATATCTAGATGTCAATCCTGATTTTATCCAGATAGCAAAAGCCTATGGTTTAAAAGGCATAAAAGTAACCAATGAAGAAGAGCTTGTAAAAGCCTGTGATGAAAATATTGACACTGATGAACCTGTAATAATAGAATGTGTCTTAGACAGAAAAAAGAATGTATATCAGACACTAGTTCATCCAAATATTTAA
- a CDS encoding 2-isopropylmalate synthase has protein sequence MRKVKIFDTTLRDGEQTPGVNLSIEEKLTIAKNLEELNVDIIEAGFAIASQADFDAIKEVAKTIKKCKVASLARATEKDIDRAWDAVKEAKYPRIHTFIATSDIHMKYKLKMSEDEVYNQAVEMVKYAKSKGCEVQFSCEDASRTRPEFLYRVLEGVIDAGAIVVNIPDTVGFTYPEEFYEIVKGIKENVPNIDKAEIAVHCHNDLGLATANALAAIRAGAAQIECTVNGLGERAGNTAIEELAMTLKVRPEGYGVECGINHSKIYHVSKTVSKLTGVDIQPNKAVVGDNAFAHESGIHQHGVLENSSTYEIMTPESIGRAKNKLVFGKHSGKHAFKDKLIELGYELSEEKIDDIFKKFKKLTDIKKEILDEDIESLALGGLRTVEKSYDLTSFNITRIPGHTTQAEVKMVAKSEIRTAIAEGDGPVSAVYNAINTITGCKNCTLKDYSIKSITSASDAQGEARVEVEIDGKVYIGKGIKTDIIEASAVAYIDAINRSLINVNK, from the coding sequence ATGAGAAAAGTTAAGATTTTTGACACAACTCTTAGGGACGGGGAGCAAACACCAGGGGTAAACCTTTCAATCGAAGAAAAGTTAACAATTGCAAAAAATCTGGAAGAACTAAATGTGGACATTATAGAGGCTGGATTCGCCATAGCTTCTCAAGCCGACTTTGATGCAATAAAAGAAGTGGCTAAGACTATAAAAAAATGTAAAGTCGCTTCTCTAGCCAGAGCAACTGAAAAAGATATAGACAGAGCATGGGATGCAGTAAAAGAAGCAAAGTATCCAAGAATACATACTTTTATAGCGACATCCGATATTCATATGAAATACAAGCTTAAGATGTCAGAAGATGAAGTATATAACCAGGCTGTAGAGATGGTAAAGTATGCAAAATCCAAAGGCTGTGAAGTTCAATTTTCATGCGAGGATGCTTCTAGAACAAGACCTGAATTCCTTTACAGAGTTTTAGAGGGAGTTATCGATGCAGGAGCTATAGTAGTAAATATTCCAGATACAGTTGGATTTACGTATCCTGAGGAATTTTATGAGATAGTAAAAGGTATAAAAGAAAATGTACCAAACATAGATAAAGCTGAAATCGCAGTTCATTGCCATAATGATCTTGGACTGGCTACAGCAAATGCCTTAGCTGCAATTCGTGCAGGGGCAGCACAGATAGAGTGTACTGTAAACGGTCTAGGAGAAAGAGCAGGAAACACAGCTATAGAGGAGCTTGCTATGACGCTTAAGGTAAGACCTGAAGGTTATGGTGTAGAATGCGGAATAAATCACAGCAAGATTTATCACGTAAGTAAGACAGTAAGCAAGCTTACTGGGGTGGATATACAGCCAAACAAAGCTGTGGTAGGTGACAACGCCTTTGCCCATGAATCTGGTATACATCAGCATGGAGTATTGGAAAACAGCAGTACTTATGAGATAATGACTCCAGAGAGTATAGGAAGAGCAAAAAATAAGCTTGTATTCGGAAAACATTCTGGAAAACATGCTTTTAAAGATAAGCTAATTGAACTTGGATATGAATTGTCTGAGGAAAAAATAGACGATATTTTCAAAAAATTTAAAAAACTTACAGATATTAAAAAAGAAATTTTAGATGAAGACATTGAATCTCTAGCCCTTGGTGGACTTAGAACCGTTGAAAAATCTTATGATCTCACAAGTTTTAATATCACTAGAATACCGGGACATACTACTCAGGCAGAGGTAAAAATGGTAGCCAAAAGTGAAATAAGAACTGCAATTGCAGAGGGTGACGGACCGGTAAGTGCTGTGTACAACGCCATAAATACAATAACTGGATGTAAAAATTGCACACTTAAAGATTACTCTATAAAAAGTATAACAAGTGCTTCTGATGCACAAGGTGAAGCAAGAGTAGAAGTGGAAATAGATGGTAAAGTATATATTGGTAAGGGTATCAAAACTGATATAATAGAGGCAAGTGCCGTAGCTTATATAGATGCTATAAACAGAAGTTTAATAAATGTAAATAAATAG
- the ilvD gene encoding dihydroxy-acid dehydratase, with product MKSDVVKKGVARSPHRSLLKALGLTEREIQAPFIGVVGSFNELVPGHVHLKTIIDSVKNGIRMGGGVPFEFSTIAVCDGLAMNNDAMRYSLPSRNIIADTIEVQVRGAALDALVFIPNCDKVVPGMLMAAARLNIPAIFISGGPMLAGVHKGKKIALSDVFEYVGKYQTGEISEDELTEVEGKACPTCGSCAGMYTANTMNCLTEALGMALPGNGTVPAVFSKRMEMAKEAGMRVLELLENGVKPREIMTKKAFMNAVRVDMALGGSTNTVLHLLAIANDADVDLTLDDFDEVSKSVPQISKLSPAGSHFIEDLDRAGGVHAVMRELIDGKILEDETTVNGKLSEVLKRHRVTDKVVIRELSNPYTQRGGLTVLKGNIAPLGAVVKSGGVVEEMKVHSGPARVFNSEEDTVAALMGGQIKDGDVIIIRYEGPKGGPGMREMLTPTSILVGLGLDKTVALITDGRFSGATRGAAIGHVSPEAAEGGPIGLIEEGDTIKIDINKGTLDFVIDEDELEKRKSKLVIVEKEASGYLKKYSEKVKSAYSGAIEG from the coding sequence ATGAAAAGTGATGTAGTAAAAAAAGGAGTGGCAAGGTCGCCACACAGAAGTCTTTTAAAGGCTTTAGGACTTACAGAGAGAGAGATACAGGCTCCGTTTATAGGGGTTGTAGGTTCCTTCAATGAACTTGTACCTGGACATGTACATCTAAAAACAATAATTGATTCGGTAAAAAATGGAATAAGAATGGGTGGAGGAGTTCCTTTTGAATTCTCTACAATTGCAGTTTGTGACGGACTGGCTATGAACAATGATGCAATGAGATATTCACTGCCTTCTAGAAATATAATCGCTGATACTATAGAGGTTCAAGTAAGAGGAGCAGCTTTAGATGCTTTAGTTTTTATACCAAACTGTGATAAAGTAGTACCTGGAATGCTTATGGCTGCAGCAAGGCTTAATATACCAGCTATCTTTATAAGTGGTGGACCTATGCTAGCTGGAGTTCATAAAGGTAAAAAAATAGCTCTTAGTGATGTTTTTGAATATGTAGGGAAATATCAGACTGGAGAAATATCAGAAGATGAACTTACAGAAGTAGAAGGAAAGGCCTGTCCTACATGCGGTTCTTGTGCTGGGATGTATACTGCAAATACAATGAACTGTCTGACAGAAGCATTGGGTATGGCTCTTCCTGGAAATGGAACTGTTCCTGCAGTATTCTCCAAAAGAATGGAGATGGCAAAAGAAGCCGGAATGAGAGTTTTGGAACTTCTTGAAAACGGGGTTAAACCAAGAGAGATAATGACTAAAAAAGCATTTATGAACGCTGTTAGAGTGGACATGGCTCTAGGAGGATCTACAAATACAGTACTTCATCTTTTAGCTATTGCAAATGATGCTGACGTGGATCTTACCCTTGATGATTTTGATGAAGTGAGCAAGAGTGTACCTCAAATATCAAAACTTTCTCCAGCAGGAAGTCATTTTATAGAAGACCTCGATCGTGCAGGTGGAGTACATGCAGTGATGAGAGAGCTTATAGATGGAAAGATATTAGAAGATGAAACAACAGTTAACGGAAAATTGTCAGAAGTATTAAAAAGACATAGAGTGACAGATAAAGTTGTAATAAGAGAACTTTCTAACCCCTATACCCAAAGAGGAGGACTTACTGTCCTAAAAGGAAATATCGCACCTCTTGGAGCAGTTGTAAAATCAGGTGGAGTTGTGGAAGAGATGAAGGTTCACAGCGGACCTGCAAGAGTATTTAACAGTGAAGAAGATACAGTAGCAGCTCTTATGGGCGGACAGATAAAAGATGGAGATGTAATTATAATAAGATACGAAGGTCCAAAGGGAGGACCTGGAATGAGAGAGATGCTCACTCCGACATCCATACTTGTGGGATTAGGTCTAGACAAGACAGTGGCACTTATTACTGATGGTAGATTCTCCGGTGCTACGAGAGGAGCAGCTATTGGACATGTTTCTCCTGAGGCAGCAGAGGGAGGGCCTATAGGTCTTATAGAAGAAGGAGATACTATAAAAATAGATATAAACAAAGGGACTCTTGATTTTGTAATAGACGAAGATGAACTTGAAAAAAGAAAATCTAAATTAGTTATAGTTGAAAAAGAGGCAAGTGGATATTTGAAAAAGTATTCTGAAAAGGTTAAATCGGCTTACAGTGGGGCAATCGAAGGGTAG
- the leuB gene encoding 3-isopropylmalate dehydrogenase, with the protein MQKTKCNDTKTYKIALLPGDYIGEEITSGAVKIMERVGKAYNVDLQFTRGAIGGAGLDEAGHPFPEATKNICKESDAIFLGAVGGPKWDNVASNLRPERGLLEIRKELGVFANLRPVKIHSSLRDKSPLKESIIGDNLDILIVRELIGGIYFGEKGREGDKAYDVMSYSAEEVERIAEIAFEAASKRDKRVTSVDKANVLESSKLWRETVEKVAKKYPEVELSHLYVDNAAMQLVINPRQFDVILTSNMFGDILSDEASVISGSIGMLPSASIGKGVGLFEPIHGSAPDIAGQDKVNPMATILSGAMMLRHSFNMEEAAKIIEKSVELVLEKGYRTGDIYSGTEKLVGTKEVVEKIMEEIEVLLQK; encoded by the coding sequence ATGCAAAAAACAAAATGTAATGATACAAAAACATATAAGATAGCACTTTTACCTGGAGATTATATAGGGGAAGAGATAACTTCAGGAGCTGTAAAGATAATGGAGAGAGTAGGGAAGGCCTATAACGTAGACCTTCAGTTTACAAGAGGGGCTATAGGGGGAGCAGGTCTTGACGAAGCAGGACATCCTTTTCCAGAGGCCACAAAAAATATATGTAAAGAAAGTGATGCGATATTTTTGGGAGCTGTAGGGGGACCAAAATGGGATAACGTTGCTTCTAATCTAAGACCGGAAAGAGGACTACTTGAGATCCGTAAGGAACTGGGAGTTTTTGCAAACTTAAGACCTGTAAAAATCCATAGTTCTCTAAGAGACAAGAGCCCGTTAAAAGAGAGTATTATCGGAGATAACCTGGATATCCTAATAGTCAGAGAGCTTATAGGGGGTATCTACTTTGGTGAAAAAGGCAGAGAGGGAGACAAGGCATATGATGTAATGTCTTATTCTGCTGAAGAAGTAGAGAGAATTGCTGAAATAGCATTTGAGGCTGCTTCTAAAAGAGACAAAAGAGTAACAAGTGTAGATAAAGCAAATGTACTAGAAAGTTCAAAACTGTGGAGAGAAACAGTGGAAAAAGTGGCTAAGAAATATCCCGAGGTAGAGCTCAGTCATCTGTATGTAGACAATGCTGCAATGCAGCTTGTAATCAATCCTAGACAGTTTGACGTAATACTTACAAGTAATATGTTTGGAGATATATTATCTGATGAAGCTAGCGTAATCTCTGGTTCTATAGGGATGCTTCCTTCAGCAAGTATTGGAAAGGGCGTAGGACTTTTTGAACCTATTCACGGTTCAGCTCCAGATATCGCGGGTCAGGATAAGGTTAACCCTATGGCTACAATATTATCTGGTGCTATGATGCTAAGACATTCTTTCAATATGGAAGAAGCTGCAAAAATTATAGAAAAATCTGTGGAGCTTGTACTTGAAAAAGGATATAGAACAGGTGACATCTATAGTGGAACGGAAAAACTCGTAGGAACTAAAGAGGTAGTAGAAAAAATTATGGAAGAGATAGAGGTTCTTCTGCAAAAGTAG
- a CDS encoding 3-isopropylmalate dehydratase small subunit: MSDIIKGKVYVLGDDIDTDQIIPASYLVYRVDDPEESKLYGKYALSGLPVDIKKDSPFVKEGEFTSDYTVVLAGKNFGCGSSREHAPLCLEKAGVKAVIAESYARIFYRNAIDGAFLVPYESAAKIFDKFSTGDEIELDGEKSTIKNLTTGEEFSLKSMGDAYEIVKAGGIFKYAKNKM, from the coding sequence ATGAGTGATATTATAAAAGGAAAAGTTTACGTATTAGGAGACGATATAGATACAGATCAGATAATTCCGGCTTCATATCTTGTGTATAGAGTAGATGATCCTGAAGAATCAAAACTTTATGGTAAATATGCACTTTCAGGACTTCCAGTTGATATAAAAAAAGACAGCCCTTTTGTAAAAGAGGGGGAGTTTACAAGTGACTATACAGTGGTGTTAGCAGGGAAAAACTTCGGCTGTGGCTCTTCTAGAGAACATGCACCTCTGTGCCTTGAAAAAGCAGGAGTTAAGGCTGTAATTGCTGAAAGCTATGCTAGAATCTTTTATAGAAACGCCATAGATGGTGCATTTTTAGTACCATATGAATCGGCAGCTAAAATATTTGATAAATTCTCCACTGGAGATGAAATAGAACTAGATGGTGAGAAAAGCACAATAAAGAACCTAACAACAGGAGAAGAGTTCTCTTTGAAATCCATGGGTGATGCCTATGAAATAGTAAAAGCCGGGGGGATATTTAAGTATGCAAAAAACAAAATGTAA
- a CDS encoding acetolactate synthase small subunit, with the protein MKRELLITAKNKISTHSRIYNLFNKKGYNLESVVAHTCKEDPENIKMTLAVVKSDQALLEQIKINLYKIVDIVSVDII; encoded by the coding sequence ATGAAAAGAGAACTTTTGATAACGGCGAAAAATAAAATAAGTACTCATTCGAGAATTTATAATCTATTTAATAAGAAAGGATATAATTTAGAAAGTGTTGTTGCACACACTTGTAAAGAAGATCCTGAAAATATAAAAATGACTTTAGCCGTCGTCAAAAGTGATCAAGCTCTCTTAGAACAGATAAAAATAAATTTATACAAAATAGTAGATATAGTAAGTGTAGATATAATATAA